DNA from Maniola hyperantus chromosome 28, iAphHyp1.2, whole genome shotgun sequence:
CAGCGGGAAGTACGCCTGCACCGTCGACAATGGTGTCGGACCACCTATCGTGGCCGAGTTCCAGCTGCAGGTTTTATGTGAGTTCACATTTGCGTTAATCACAATATAATTTATGGTCTGTATATGCGAATGCTCACGTCaaacaatatatttattttggttATAAGCAAATGCGTTGCCAGAATTTcaggaattttatatttaactagctatTTCTTGTAAATTGTGTTCTATTGTATGAATCTTGTTTTTCAGATCCTCCAGAAATAACAGTGGAAAGGTCCTGGGTACACACTGGAGAGGGATTCAGGGCTGAACTGCTTTGCACTGTGCTGGCTGACCCTCCTGCTGAGGTAAATATGTGATGAAGATCAAGACATAATCTTcagtataataatatcatatcaGTTTTCACCAAGTGTGAACGTTAATTTTCATCAAActaaaaatataagattttttcTGAGAAAACAAGATAAGAGATATTTTCGCAATGCAAAGCCGAGTGATGTCGCTGCTTACAATTCTGACATTTAGTTGCACTAATACAATCTTTGGTCACATGATTAGAACCTAAACAATTAAAACATTGCCTTTGCACATaggattataaaattaaaattttgcagGTGTTATGGTACCAGAACTCTTTCCCATTGAGTGCATCAGAGCGCGTGACGATGTCAGTAAGAGGGAACAACCACACACTCCTCATTGCTAACGTTCAACCCGAAGATTTCGGAAATTATACGTAAGTTAtcaaaactaatttaatatctGTCTGAGTTAAACAATGATTTTtataaacaactagcttatTAAACTACACAAACtagtaaaatttcaaacccctatttccccccctttggggttgaattttcaaaaatcctttcttagcggatgcctacatcataatcgctatctgcatatcaaatttcagcccgatccgtccagtagtttgagctgtgcattgataggtctgtcagtcagtcagtcagtcaccttttcctttcacatATTTAGATAATTGTTGTTAAGCGTCACAAAACGCGAAATAGTCGTAACGAAAAGCCtctgattttatttttgaagcCAAGCTTCGCAAGCAACGTCTGAAACTTAGCTCGCAAATGGGCGTACGACTGAACCATGAAAATGTAGCTTTCGCATTCATAAAATCAGTATGGATTAAAGTATGAGGCCTCCCTTTCATTGAGTGTCCTACGACACATCACACTTTTTTGCTTTTCAGTCCCTAAAAACACTTTAATTCCTTGCAGGTGCGTAGCAGACAACAGCCTGGGTCGGGCCCGACAGCACGTGGAGGTGTCGGGCCGGCCCGGCGCCGCGCGCTTCACGTCCCCGCCGCTGGCGAGGTCGCGGACAGCATACACGCTGTCCTTCGCCGTGGACAGCTACCCGCCGCTGGACGAGCTGCGACTGCTGTACCGGCAACTCGCGGTATGACACACCCATACCACATCAGACATTCCATACAAGCGAATTTATTTGATTAGCTATTACTACTACCGGGACACCAGCCTGTCCGCAAATATTTGTGTATGTAGGTACTGGTAGAGCTGAGGTCTGAGCAGAGCTAACTGAAACGCATGTTAGCAACGTCAGTCAACAAGGTGAGAGTGAATAGCCGAGCCAttactgtgaaggaaaacatcgtgaggaaagctgcttgcctgagagttctccatgttctcaaaggtgtgtgaagtctaccaatccgcattgggccataGTGTgctgactatggcctaaacccactcactctaagaggagatccgtgctctatagtgagccagcggtgggttgatcaagatgatgatgatgatattctaAGTAATTACTTCTAAAATAATGGAATATGGTTTAAATTTCAGATAAACGAGTCATTCCAGCAGCCTGGAAGATGGCACGACGTGGTCATTCAGGCCCCAGAGCCCGCGGGGTCCTTGACCCATCGAGTGACGCACGAGTTACGGGGTCTGGACCCTGGGGCTGTGTACGAGGCCATCGTCCAGGCCAAAAACAGATATGGGTGGAATGAGGTAACATTTCAAACTCACGATTTTGAACCCTACAATAGTTAGCGTGATGATAAGACAGTTAGAAACGCTAAAATATCGAGGTAAGTTAGAGTAACAACTTTTGTGTACAGGTAAAACCGTTGCGCGGAATTTACATAGTATCTAGTATTAAGAataaatacttagtacctaaTGTAATTCTTATGTAATCTGTACAAGAGTGATGTGTTGGCTCGACCGTATAAATTAGGGAGATCTCCCACTGAGCGGTTGTcttgctcggtagcgccagtgGCGCCGATGGTGacatcttgaaacttctatatatagtgtAGATTCCTAAacactccgttagtgcgattcagATTTGTGTGTCCTACTTTCACTTCCGATGAAGGTAGGTAGGAATAGTCAGGCTTAAGTTCGTATCTATTGAACTATTTTATGCAATTTGAAATATTTTCTTTCAGGTAAGCGACATCTTCCAATTCCACACACTGGGTGGTACCCATtcggtccacgcggacgaattatCCCCTATGTTCGCGTCAGCAGTCAGGCATCGAATGATGACGAGCACAGTACTCCTCGCCTTATATACCCACCTTCTCGGATGATTACAGTTCTACCACCATTTTGAAAGTAAATTTTGACgttccatttttattttaatatttatataaatactttTTGATACATTGATGTAAAGAACTAAGGTAAAGCCACGTATAGTCCATAAAAAGtgacttctcatgcgccattttaagtttacgggtcaactgtcatgtcaaaagtacggttttccagggttttcctttaaaataaggactaaagtcGTACTTTTAAcacgaaatttgacacaaaaagttaaaatggcgcttgagaagttaaatcttcttcttcttcttcttcttcgctctgggctggtttccgcacttaaacgtttccgtctgttgtgcgtgcattgcccctccccgctgaagttaAATCTTACAAATGTGTACTACAAAATATTTATGTCAACCGTATAAGTTGAGGCTCAGTGCTGACCTCTGCTGACGTCATCATGTCTTCGATGCTTCCGATGCGGCAGATCGAAATTTAATGGCATAACCTGTAGAATATCCTAAAAGTAggtattctataatataataatgttttttatgtGATTTGAATACCAAAGctttttatgtttatattaattttttgtaatattattgtgtacgtgttaataataaaatgggGTTTCACATAATAAtttcttttaattaaacaaatttttttaaaaaaagtgtggAATTCAAAAAACGAaggtaaaatgaaaaaattaagtatataaagttattttattatgttttaccTTATTTTATTGCAAcactattttaaataatatattaatattcaatcctaaatattttataatgtcCCGACTTTTGTattcgaaaattaaaataaaactaaccaacagcaaaaataaattaaattaaattaaattatttataattaataatattatgtaattccAAAATGGTCTGTAttagaaataaatgtaaatgtaaattagaaatattggactaagagccagcgcgtgccagaactttgttattttataaaagctgaatgtttatctgtgtattgtccctaacacatggaggaacgatcagtgactttggagtttggatcatggtgactttgggagataacaggtaataaaggtgtaaaaaatcttacgacaaagtataaaatctaatttttttatattttcttcggaatagtattagaaatcacgtcatgcattgccagacacttagtgttgtggcaatcccctgccagacacccttaaagtttagcaatttataaaagttaatgcatgacgttatttctcatattatttcaaacaaaaattaaaaattagactatactttgacgtaagatatttttacatattttattatctgtcatctcccaaagccaccatgatctaaacttcatagtcgctgatcgttcctcaccgtgttgggggcaatacgcagagaaactttcagcgtttataaaataacgaaggtctggcacgcgctggctctctctctatatgtATGGGACGTAGGTTTCGTAAGAGGGTATGTGACATTATTTcatataatgtaattttttgtttgaCACCTCTCTATACAAGAACTGTCAAATTTAACGTCACTTTGTGTCATGGCACAAAAcgacctctgattggttgacgctctgAAAGTGAAACTGAAATGCATTGTTGAACAAgaataccatcatcatcaaccgatagactccactgctggacatagatctcttgtagggacttccacacgccgcggtcttACCCCACCGACATCCAGCGGCTCCAACAGACTCGTcttatgtcgtccgtccacctagtggggggtcttccaacgctgcgtctttcggtgcgaggtcgccattccagcaccttgggaccccaacgtctatcggttgtacgaactatgtgccctgcccagtgcccattgccacttcagcttcgcaacccgttgagaataccataaattcaggcAATTAAAATGGCCGCAAAATTTTGTCATGTACCCGACGTCAGTAGTCACtcccttttataataatttatgcatcatatttcagtgctaaataaatttaatttatgcatcataatttatCTACTACTCTGTACAAttctatgatttttttaacttgCAAAATAtatcgtgtagaaaccaaaggtgtatgggtttaataaaaactgccatactccttccaggttaggccgctcccaccttagactgcatcgtcacttaccatcaggtgagattgccgtcaagggctaacttgtatctgaatttaaaaaaaaaaaaaatcgatataaCACCTACTTTGATAcgttatattaattttattaatatcgaTTGAAGTTATTTCATTCGGTTCCTTTTTTTAATGACCTATAAAGCTATGCGCGCACAATtttagtaaatatatttttctatacaattaggtacatattttaatgtatttttagggttccgtatctcaaaagtaacaaggaacccttataggatcactttgttgtatgtcgtGCCTATCAAACAACctataggtacttcccgttgacctagaattatgaaattttgcaggtagtgAGGGCttatggcacaagtaaaggaaaaaatccaaaaaccgtgaatgttcacaaaaaaaatgttcatgaacaaataattagtattttcaactttcaaagtaagattactataccaagtggggtatcatattatattatggtaatattttatttatttttacgcataaaagtttttatttttaatttattgtgcgaaatgtcgaaaaaatacgattgtagtacggaacccttggtgcgcgagtctgactcgcacttggccgatttatCAACTTATAACGTGTCCAAACTAAAAATCCGTGTTTGCCATATTGTGACGTCATAGTTagctagaaatatattttgatggATTATATTTCAGTAGATTTTGTCCTACAAAATCGATTGAATGGATTCAGTAGGTTTTGTCCTCCAAAGCGATTGAATATATTTTGTCCtacaaaataataggtatattgaaTCAAAATAGCTAAGACGTCACAACATGGCGGCAACGATTACCCTTTGTTAGTTGGGATGCGTTATATAATATGGAGTGACTATTAACTCTTTAAGGATAGTGGATAATCGTAAAACGGTTAATTTCAACACCAAATTTTTTGTATATTGACAAAATGATACTTAATTTATAAGTTACCTAAAATTTTATATCGGTGGCAGATGAAGGATATTGCCGCAGCAGTATGTCTAGTGAAGAAGTTTCTAGGCTACGTTCGAAAAaattcatagatggcgctgaatactaccaccactaaagataaaaaataatacctgtatctatattatctatgctttaatgtttaggtcgtgtcaatcaatcacatagatgaagagtaagagctagcgtgcactgcaattttccttacgtatcttccccacaaaatctgtgaactacctataatattagaagtacttaataatttttgcatctgatttaaatttaaagcatagatcatatagatataggtattatttttcatctttagtggtggtagtattcaacGCCATCTaggaaaattttatcgaacatTGCCAGGAAACTTCCTCGTTGCCACACAAAACAACACACAAGTGTGTATGCACCTTTATTCCATTTCCAATGCAAGGcatataccctatccgcggaaagaagttggTATAACGctatctctgttacgtaatcccatacaaatgatagggACAAGAATCTcaatgggcgttaaccattttggggcaccaaccaatcaaaaaaaatgttttaaaaaaacattcggAATTCGATTAgattcgtttgtgattggttggtgacacaAAATgtttagcgcccactgagatttttgcctctatcatttgtatgggagtACATAACAAAGAGAGCGCTAAACTAACTTCTTTCTGCGGATATAGTAAAGATGTGTTCAGTACAGCAGTCAGATTTATTGATagatgacgtaatttttttacgtCATCTTCCAATAATATGATTGACCTATAACTGCTTTAGTGGATCCCGCGGGGTGATAACGTATCTCGCAATCGGCTAGAGACAGACAGCAATAGCCATAAAGcgaaataagaagaagaagaagagacacagcaaatgaactgtcgcattgctactgctgtcgcgttgctgtcgctactgcaacgtttcgtaatcaccccgccggccTTACTTCAATAATTTAAAGTTGGTCAGTCCACAGCATTTTTAAAAGGTATTAGTGTtgtgaataattaatttatgccAGGGTTAAAAACACTCTAAAACGTTTTTAACTTGTAattatttttgcatttaaaattgtttaaactAGACTGAAGCGTACGGCTAATTTCATTAAATGAACACACACATCAccattaaaaatcctgtagttATACATATTTGCGGACCTTATGAAACAACATCACTacgtaaaaaatgtttttctgtggtttttttttgtagtattgtaataattttgaattgagaaacattttttttactggcaactacctacctacagtgcgacattgctatcttggcgcgtggtgaaaatcggaactaacgttgccgtcaagtgtcccctttgttcttgtttgaatattctagcCTTTGTTCGTGCtatgttctccaacagcgcccccttgtcaatgtcattcaagtgccaagaaagccttgtcgcactgtacataaaatgtgttttcaaaaatcatttgaTTTTTGTTTGATAAGGTCCAAatcatttaatataatattagtaactaTGTGTAGCGCTTATAAATATCTGTCATTATTTGTAAAGATACATTTGGTGTTACTtgaaaatcataataaatctattcataagaataataataaataaattatttattgaatagAATAATAGCGATTAgaatttaaacaatttttttattgctcGTAGACTTagctcttaaaaataaaaaaaatctttatattttttttatttcacggTTTAAAGGCAAAGGATTACTTCTATTCagcctaatattttttttttaaatttcaaataaCACCAAATTGAACTCCCAATGAAAAATATAACATCACATCCATataaatgaatttattaataattacgtagtaatattaaattaatattaagcaATAAACACGTGTTAGTGATATACCTACGCTATTTTagtgattattataataaaaaaaaatattatctctaTTATCTATGTGTGTAACCTATTTTCTTTTGGTTTTTTAATGGCTCCATATTAATTACGTCACTAAGTATGGGAAGGGGTTATAATGTTAACGTGCAtttctcagaacaaggactattagaagtagccctattgtgacacttactgttagagcgagatagctaaatgcatttaagctcttattagaacgtgacaaaatgataatgttttgtccttatcaccgtggccactttttttgtctgtcaaaatgtatttgtacgtgagtatttgacaaacaacgtgaagtgtagaaggaatgacatttcacaagtaagaaaatctgcttgagcgagagggactgagggggccacgccaGTTGCAAATCTGACATATCTGTGGTGCATTTACATATTGTTTTCACAATtcttcagtgcttgaagaccaaagtcttcgaacagcgcgtgttgccagtgatgacatatggatccgagacatggtcgctaactatgggattaaattttttttcaaaaaaaacagtTCTTGTGACGTTAAGGGATTCCAGAATTTGTGACGTAATTATATGATACGGTcctaaaattgtataaaagatgtaattaattttaagtgcAATATTAATTTAAGCATGAAATCCAAAGCAATATTTGAACACATCACTATTGTATTGTGTAAAAAATTAGAAACAATTATcatgctatttttttatttagttaattaaatacatatttgcaagtacttatttaaaatattatattgcagtAAAAAATTACCAAACAATATATAGCGCGTGCAAACTATTCGAAATCCGCCATATTGTGACATTCTAGTTACAGCTTTTGCCAAAAAACTAActactaacgccgccatcttgtgaagtgtcacaGCAACGCCGCATAATAAGGGGACAGCCCTTGTTATTCGGTGTTGCTAAGTTGAAATTcgctgtttttgttaaatattagtcactagcttatgctcgcgacttcgtccgcgtggactacaaaatttcaaaaccctatttcacccccttaggagttgaattttcaaaaatcctttcttagcagatgcctacgtcataatagctatctgcatgccaaatttcagtccgatccgtccagtagtttgagctgtgcgttgatagatcagtcagtcagtcagtcattcagtcagtcagtcagtcagtcaccttttccttttatatatatagattacatatacatacagtgcgacaaggctatcttagcGTGTGGCTAAAAtcgaaactaacgttgccgtcaagtgtcccctttgtttttgtttgaatatttcaAGCCTtagttctccaacagcgcccccctgttctttctattccattctaaaacaagttttcatttatttttgtgcatattagtttttagtcgataaaatacgaatgTACTACGGAACCACGGAACAGAACTCTCACTCAGaactctgactcgcacttggccggttttttagtttgGACGCGCTATAAAAATATTCACATTTGAACACGTTCGAAAtgattcaaaataatatttacttaattgtgtaattattttacaatatcaTTAATGTACGGAtccattatttttataaaaattgccACTGccattaaaatgtaaaatgtaggtacctaaatacatatatatgcTTGCTACTATTTAATATTCTTTCCCATATTTTTGAACTTCGGTGGTGAAAAATACGCAAAACCCCGCCATTCAATTATAGTTTCAAActaggtgtaatttttttaggaaaaaaaatttggaaaaaaattaaatatttactaggtcgtaaaattgtaaaaatttgATTGGCTGTAGAAAGACGCCTTTTTGaaaatcgatttttttaaaataaaaaaaaacactgacTCCTGTAAGTAGTAATTAAACGTGTaactttattacaaaatattcacttggcatttttatttcaaaatcccatttcgaaaaattcaatataaataattataatcattattaatttatagttaATAATggcgggtcttctccgtttggccgCAAGTCGCAACGGCAGTATGGGCCTTGAGGCATGGCCTGGTGGGGCGCAAGACAACTTTTTGTCTtggttttactttttaaaactgACTGACATCTATTAAGGCATAGATGGCGCTACTAGTATTTTTTCACGCTATCTATGTTTAGTATTTAACATTACTTTGTTGTCCACTGAGACAAATAGATGGGGCTATTAGTATTTGGAGTATCTCACTGTAGCCATATCTATGTTTACCATCAATCAACTTGTTGTCTACAGATAGATGGCGCCACTTGTGTGTTATACCAATTTTGATCTCAATCACTGTCGATCTCTAAGAAATGTACTACAGGATAGGAAATGAAACAAAAGGCTTAGTTCAACGTATATGTACACAGTATACAAtgtttttgtagatatttacaCGATTTCATGGTAGTTttacagatacaagttagtccttgactgcaatttcacctgctggtaagtgatgatgcagtctaaagtggaagcgggctaacctggaaggggtgtggcagtttttattaacccttacccctttggtttctccatcgtaccggaacgttaattcgcttggcggcacgtctttgccggtagggtggtaactagccacagccaaaACCGgaattccaaactcctgccgggaa
Protein-coding regions in this window:
- the klg gene encoding igLON family member 5, with product MEPGWVVLATALVAVFAQNNRNDGPRFLSRGHSFRTVVGDTLLLPCQVQNLGSLVLLWRRGPAVLTAASLMVTRDERFRLVDGYNLQITDVGPQDAGDYVCQISDRVARDQVHTVEVLVPPSMRASPESRHAAARRGGAAVLECRASGNPVPTVTWHKLNDSTLRLGEGPQLQLSRLERQHSGKYACTVDNGVGPPIVAEFQLQVLYPPEITVERSWVHTGEGFRAELLCTVLADPPAEVLWYQNSFPLSASERVTMSVRGNNHTLLIANVQPEDFGNYTCVADNSLGRARQHVEVSGRPGAARFTSPPLARSRTAYTLSFAVDSYPPLDELRLLYRQLAINESFQQPGRWHDVVIQAPEPAGSLTHRVTHELRGLDPGAVYEAIVQAKNRYGWNEVSDIFQFHTLGGTHSVHADELSPMFASAVRHRMMTSTVLLALYTHLLG